One Asterias rubens chromosome 1, eAstRub1.3, whole genome shotgun sequence genomic region harbors:
- the LOC117288227 gene encoding ribonuclease H2 subunit C-like: MFFAPRELVVNKQKMSLFLNKKSVSKSSVADVHLLGCNIEHTGDARVSNFFKTTVHKNENEMTATFRGRALCGQELDVPTGYTGFVLKEHQKPFMEEEDRTLQAVHQFDKFSYWNLEKTPSANDAVVKAMMWPEIAAAIHGTEETNESQESVKGER, translated from the exons ATGTTTTTTGCACCGCGGGAACTTGTtgtaaacaaacagaaaatgtcTCTTTTTTTGAACAAGAAATCTGTGTCTAAATCATCGGTTGCAGATGTGCATCTTTTAGGTTGCAACATAGAGCACACAGGAGATGCACGGGTCTCGAACTTTTTCAAGACAACTGttcacaaaaatgaaaatg AGATGACAGCAACCTTTCGTGGCCGGGCATTATGCGGACAAGAGTTAGATGTTCCTACTGGATATACAG GGTTTGTTCTCAAAGAGCATCAGAAGCCGTTTATGGAAGAAGAG GACAGGACTTTGCAAGCAGTGCATCAGTTTGATAAATTCAGTTACTGGAACTTAGAGAAGACTCCTTCGGCCAACGATGCGGTAGTCAAGGCGATGATGTGGCCAGAGATTGCCGCAGCA ATTCATGGAACTGAAGAGACAAACGAGAGCCAGGAAAGCGTTaaaggtgaaaggtga
- the LOC117288235 gene encoding uncharacterized protein LOC117288235, which produces MPSLWQHVQGKFDRSKNSKWGWRVSAVYGFGVWTLLGVVVIKVISSAGSMVAGQYGMSKDTYSTLSEKEKEQLAQEKKLQTWARQQELAEYVAENIYTPVDFIG; this is translated from the exons ATGCCGTCACTGTGGCAGCACGTCCAAGGAAAGTTTGACCGCAGCAAAAACTCAAAGTGGGGCTGGAGAGTTTCAGCTGTGTATGGCTTTGGCGTTTGGACTTTACTGGGTGTAGTGGTAATTAAGGTGATATCAAGTGCAGGTTCAATGGTGGCTGGTCAGTACGGAATGTCCAAGGACACCTATTCCACATTGTCTGAGAAGGAAAAGGAACAGCTGGCTCAAGAAAAAAAGCTCCAAACTTGGGCTA GACAACAAGAGCTGGCTGAATATGTTGCAGAGAATATCTACACCCCTGTTGACTTCATAGGTTGA